A single Vibrio sp. YMD68 DNA region contains:
- the ybaK gene encoding Cys-tRNA(Pro) deacylase — MTPAIECAIKNKVPHKIHQYEHDPRAKSFGLEAAEVLGQDPSTVFKTLLFCLNGEPKNLAVAIIPVENQLSLKLAAKAAKAKKAGMADANIAQKVTGYVVGGISPLGQKKRLPTFIHHSATELDTICVSAGKRGLEIELAARDLAKLTSAHFTCLCD, encoded by the coding sequence ATGACGCCTGCTATAGAATGTGCAATTAAGAATAAAGTGCCACATAAGATCCACCAGTACGAACATGACCCGAGAGCAAAAAGTTTTGGGCTAGAAGCCGCAGAGGTGTTAGGGCAAGATCCAAGCACGGTTTTCAAAACCCTATTGTTTTGTTTAAATGGGGAGCCCAAGAACTTAGCGGTTGCCATTATTCCCGTTGAAAACCAGTTAAGCCTTAAGTTAGCGGCAAAGGCGGCGAAGGCAAAAAAAGCAGGCATGGCAGATGCGAATATCGCTCAAAAAGTCACGGGTTATGTGGTCGGTGGAATCAGCCCACTTGGGCAAAAAAAGCGATTGCCCACGTTTATTCACCACAGCGCCACAGAACTCGACACAATATGCGTCAGTGCTGGTAAGCGTGGTCTTGAAATAGAGTTGGCAGCGCGGGATCTGGCCAAGCTCACCAGTGCCCATTTTACCTGTTTGTGTGACTAG
- the ushA gene encoding bifunctional UDP-sugar hydrolase/5'-nucleotidase UshA gives MKQGLILKTTLSAAILATLAGCATQPTHEWEADTTYKLTVLHTNDHHGRFWQNKYGEYGMAARKTLIDELRTEIRAEGGSVLLLSGGDINTGVPESDLQDAEPDFKGMNKIGYDAMALGNHEFDNSLEVLAQQIDWANFPMLSANIYDKATGERKFQAYEMFTKQGIKIAVIGLTTEDTAKIGNPEFIGSIDFRDPKEEAKKLIAELEKTEKPDLIFAVTHMGHYEDGKRGINAPGDVALARYLDEGSLDMIVGGHSQEPVCMEAPNVVTKKFNPSDECKPDMQNGTYIVQAHEWGKYVGRADYEFRNGELEMVSYDLIPVNLKKKIKVDGKSQRVLIEDEIAQDQELLEFLRPFQEQGQAQLNEKISEINEKLEGDRNVVRFQQTNLGRLIATAHMERAKADFAVMNSGGVRNSIEPGDVTYKDVLIVQPFANILTYTDMSGAEVIDYLNVVATKPVDSGAYAQFAGISMTVENGAVSNVMVGGKPLNVEDTYRFTVPSYNAAGGDGYPKLTAHPGFVNTGFVDAEVLKEYLEANSPVDVSLYAPSGEMVYK, from the coding sequence ATGAAGCAAGGCCTTATTCTAAAAACGACGCTAAGCGCAGCGATTCTTGCAACTCTAGCAGGTTGTGCAACTCAACCTACTCATGAGTGGGAAGCAGATACAACATATAAACTGACCGTTTTACATACTAATGACCATCATGGTCGTTTTTGGCAAAACAAATACGGTGAGTACGGCATGGCAGCACGTAAAACGTTGATAGACGAATTACGTACAGAGATTCGCGCTGAAGGTGGTAGTGTATTGCTTCTTTCTGGTGGCGATATCAATACTGGTGTACCAGAGTCAGATCTACAAGATGCTGAACCTGACTTTAAAGGCATGAACAAGATTGGTTACGATGCCATGGCATTAGGTAACCACGAGTTTGATAACTCTCTTGAAGTTTTAGCGCAGCAAATCGATTGGGCTAACTTCCCAATGTTATCGGCTAACATTTACGACAAAGCAACGGGTGAGCGTAAATTCCAAGCTTACGAAATGTTCACTAAGCAAGGCATCAAAATTGCTGTTATCGGTTTAACCACTGAAGATACAGCGAAAATTGGTAACCCAGAGTTTATTGGTAGCATTGACTTCCGTGACCCTAAAGAAGAAGCAAAGAAACTGATTGCTGAATTAGAAAAAACAGAAAAACCAGACCTTATTTTCGCTGTGACACACATGGGTCACTATGAAGATGGCAAGCGTGGCATTAATGCGCCTGGTGATGTTGCTTTAGCTCGTTACCTAGATGAAGGCTCACTTGATATGATCGTTGGTGGTCACTCTCAGGAACCTGTTTGTATGGAAGCGCCTAATGTCGTGACCAAGAAATTCAACCCTAGTGATGAATGTAAGCCAGATATGCAAAACGGTACTTACATTGTACAAGCGCACGAATGGGGCAAATATGTTGGCCGAGCTGACTATGAATTCCGTAACGGTGAACTTGAGATGGTCAGCTACGATTTGATTCCTGTTAACTTGAAGAAGAAAATCAAAGTTGATGGTAAATCTCAACGTGTTCTTATTGAAGACGAAATTGCACAAGACCAAGAGCTTCTTGAATTCCTGCGTCCTTTCCAAGAGCAAGGTCAAGCTCAGCTGAATGAGAAAATCAGTGAAATTAATGAGAAGCTTGAAGGTGACCGTAATGTGGTTCGTTTCCAACAAACCAACCTAGGTCGTTTGATCGCAACAGCACACATGGAGCGCGCGAAGGCAGATTTCGCTGTAATGAACTCTGGTGGTGTACGTAACTCAATTGAACCAGGTGATGTGACTTACAAAGATGTACTGATTGTTCAACCATTTGCCAACATCCTTACGTACACTGACATGTCAGGTGCTGAGGTTATCGATTACCTAAATGTGGTTGCAACTAAGCCGGTTGATTCAGGTGCGTACGCACAGTTTGCTGGTATTTCAATGACGGTTGAAAACGGTGCAGTATCGAATGTTATGGTTGGTGGCAAGCCGCTAAACGTTGAGGATACCTATCGCTTTACTGTACCTAGCTATAACGCGGCTGGTGGTGATGGATATCCAAAACTGACCGCTCATCCAGGTTTTGTAAACACAGGGTTTGTTGATGCTGAAGTATTGAAAGAATACTTAGAAGCAAACAGCCCAGTTGATGTAAGCCTTTATGCACCTTCAGGTGAAATGGTCTACAAGTAA
- the kdsA gene encoding 3-deoxy-8-phosphooctulonate synthase: MEQKVVNIGDIPVANDKPFTLFAGMNVLESRDLAMQICEHYVKVTEKLGIPYVFKASFDKANRSSVHSYRGPGLDEGMKIFQEIKETFGVKIITDIHTEAQAQVVADVVDVIQLPAFLARQTDLVEAMAKTGSVINVKKPQFMSPNQVGNIVDKFAECGNENIILCERGSCMGYDNLVVDMLGFGVMKKVSNGSPIIFDVTHSLQMRDPSGAASGGRREQTVELAKAGLATGIAGLFIEAHPTPDQALCDGPSALPLDKLEPFLAQMKALDDLIKGFAPIDIK, translated from the coding sequence ATGGAACAAAAAGTAGTTAATATTGGTGATATTCCAGTAGCTAACGATAAGCCATTTACCTTGTTTGCTGGGATGAATGTTTTAGAGTCTCGTGATCTCGCGATGCAGATCTGTGAACACTACGTTAAAGTGACCGAGAAACTAGGCATTCCATACGTATTTAAAGCGTCATTTGATAAAGCGAATCGCAGCTCAGTGCATTCTTACCGTGGCCCAGGCCTTGATGAAGGGATGAAGATTTTTCAAGAAATCAAAGAGACCTTCGGTGTAAAAATCATCACGGATATTCATACAGAGGCGCAGGCTCAAGTTGTAGCTGATGTTGTGGACGTTATCCAGCTACCTGCGTTTTTAGCACGTCAAACTGATCTTGTTGAAGCGATGGCCAAAACCGGGTCTGTGATTAATGTTAAGAAACCACAATTCATGAGCCCAAATCAAGTAGGTAACATTGTCGATAAATTCGCTGAATGTGGTAACGAGAATATCATCCTATGTGAGCGAGGCTCTTGCATGGGGTACGATAACTTGGTCGTCGATATGCTTGGTTTTGGCGTTATGAAAAAAGTGTCGAACGGCAGCCCAATCATCTTTGATGTGACACATTCACTTCAAATGCGTGACCCTTCTGGTGCCGCATCTGGTGGGCGACGTGAGCAAACCGTAGAGTTAGCAAAAGCGGGTTTAGCGACGGGGATTGCAGGCCTGTTTATTGAAGCGCATCCAACGCCAGATCAAGCACTATGTGATGGTCCTTCTGCATTGCCGTTAGATAAGCTAGAGCCGTTTCTAGCTCAAATGAAAGCACTTGATGATTTGATCAAAGGGTTTGCACCTATTGATATTAAATAG